One window of uncultured Methanoregula sp. genomic DNA carries:
- the cysK gene encoding cysteine synthase A, with protein sequence MAKIYDDITKTVGNTPLVRLGHITKGSRATVLAKVESFNPMGSVKDRIGVAMIEAAEAAGLIHPDTVILEPTSGNTGIALAMVAAARGYRITLVMPETMSIERRKLLKAFGAELVLTPGKEGMKGAIARAEELLRENPKFFYIPQQFRNPANPAIHRKTTAEEIWRDTDGNVDGVVAGVGTGGTITGIASVIKPRRPGFKAIAVEPDASPVLSGGQAGPHKIQGLGAGFVPDVLRKDLLDEVIRVTYEDAIATARRMAKEEGILIGISGGAATWAALQLAGREEYVGKTIIVILPDTGERYLSTELFEA encoded by the coding sequence GTGGCAAAGATCTATGACGATATCACAAAAACGGTTGGCAACACGCCCCTCGTGCGGCTCGGGCACATAACAAAAGGTTCGCGGGCAACGGTACTGGCCAAGGTCGAATCCTTCAACCCGATGGGCAGTGTCAAGGACCGCATCGGCGTTGCCATGATCGAAGCGGCGGAGGCGGCGGGGCTCATCCACCCCGACACCGTCATCCTTGAACCAACGAGCGGGAACACGGGTATTGCCCTTGCCATGGTTGCCGCAGCCCGGGGATACAGGATCACGCTCGTCATGCCGGAGACCATGAGCATCGAGCGGCGCAAGCTGCTCAAAGCCTTCGGGGCGGAACTCGTCCTCACTCCCGGAAAGGAAGGCATGAAAGGCGCGATTGCCAGAGCCGAGGAGCTCCTGCGGGAGAACCCGAAGTTCTTCTATATCCCCCAGCAGTTCCGCAACCCCGCAAACCCGGCCATCCACCGGAAGACCACCGCCGAGGAGATCTGGCGGGACACGGACGGGAACGTGGATGGAGTCGTGGCCGGTGTCGGCACCGGGGGCACGATCACCGGTATCGCGTCGGTGATCAAGCCCCGCAGGCCCGGCTTCAAAGCGATTGCCGTGGAACCCGATGCATCGCCGGTCCTTTCGGGCGGGCAGGCAGGGCCGCACAAGATCCAGGGGCTCGGGGCGGGTTTTGTCCCGGATGTGCTCCGAAAAGATCTCCTCGACGAGGTTATCCGCGTGACCTACGAGGACGCGATTGCAACGGCCCGGCGCATGGCAAAGGAAGAGGGCATCCTCATCGGCATCTCGGGAGGGGCGGCGACATGGGCAGCACTCCAGCTTGCCGGACGGGAAGAATACGTGGGTAAGACCATTATCGTCATCCTCCCGGATACCGGCGAGCGGTACCTGAGCACGGAGCTCTTTGAGGCGTGA
- the cysE gene encoding serine O-acetyltransferase: MVFDSVREDIRAIFSKDPAARSRLEVVCCYPGLHALWFHRRAHWLWIHNAKFCARLVSHISRFLTGIEIHPGAQIGRRVVIDHGMGVVIGETAEVGNDVLIYMGVVLGGTALENVKRHPTVEDNVIIGSGAIVLGPIRIGAGAKVGAGSVVVRPVPPGATVVGVPGRIAGPECGTLQDETGGMPDPMLRVVSRLLDRQNQLEDRLRTMEQSIPRAEPDAFKAEHVCEAQIRDALKDVIDPEVGIDIVDLGLIKEIRVRGSRAEIDMVLTSKACPLVDHLSDQVKRRALGVCGIDDVVLTVLDEPWNWDRFVKQRGSLKEI; the protein is encoded by the coding sequence ATGGTTTTCGACAGCGTACGGGAAGATATCCGGGCGATCTTTTCAAAAGACCCGGCGGCCCGCTCCAGGCTGGAGGTGGTCTGCTGTTACCCGGGCCTCCATGCCCTCTGGTTCCACCGCAGGGCACACTGGCTCTGGATCCATAACGCGAAATTCTGTGCCCGGCTCGTCTCCCATATCAGCCGGTTCCTGACCGGCATCGAGATCCACCCCGGGGCGCAGATCGGGCGCAGGGTTGTGATCGATCACGGCATGGGCGTCGTGATCGGGGAAACCGCGGAAGTGGGCAACGATGTGCTCATCTACATGGGTGTTGTGCTCGGCGGGACGGCGCTCGAGAATGTCAAGCGTCACCCGACCGTTGAGGACAACGTCATCATCGGTTCCGGCGCGATCGTGCTGGGCCCCATACGGATCGGGGCGGGGGCAAAAGTCGGGGCAGGCTCGGTCGTGGTCCGGCCCGTTCCCCCGGGAGCAACCGTGGTCGGCGTTCCCGGAAGAATTGCCGGGCCGGAATGCGGGACCCTGCAGGATGAGACCGGGGGCATGCCGGACCCCATGCTCCGGGTCGTGAGCCGGCTCCTGGACCGGCAGAACCAGCTCGAAGACCGGCTCCGCACCATGGAGCAGTCCATTCCCCGGGCGGAACCGGATGCATTCAAAGCTGAACATGTCTGCGAAGCGCAGATCCGCGATGCACTCAAGGATGTGATCGACCCCGAAGTGGGGATCGATATCGTGGACCTCGGCCTCATCAAGGAGATCCGGGTGCGGGGAAGCCGGGCAGAGATCGACATGGTCCTCACGAGCAAAGCCTGCCCGCTGGTGGACCATCTCTCGGACCAGGTGAAGCGCAGGGCGCTGGGCGTCTGCGGGATTGATGACGTGGTCCTGACCGTGCTCGACGAGCCCTGGAACTGGGACCGGTTCGTGAAACAACGGGGCAGTCTCAAAGAGATCTA